The DNA sequence ATTCTTTTCTGAAAAGTTCTGCAACGTCGTAAATAGGGGTACTAGCAATCCAAGCATGAATTCTTGGATCCTTTTCAACAGCTTGTGCGGTAAAATATCCCCCTCCGCTGACACCATAAATGGCTAAATAATTTAGTTTAGGATTTCTATTTTCCAACCAGTCTATGCATAATGAAATTGGAATAGAGGCATCCACATCAAAGACCAGCCCTCTACTAGGATTGCTCCCTTGACCGAGAAGGTCAACCATTAAAACATTATAATTTCGTATCCATCCAGGATATCCTGCAAAGTAAAATAAATCTTCGCGATAAGTATCACCTCCACCAATCATGATTAGCGTTGGGCAATTATCGCCGCTATGAAGATAATAACCAGGCAAGTAAGAACCCTGATAGGTAATAGTTAATTTTTCAATCGGTGCACCTAGTGAATGAATTGCACTAGAAAACACCTTCTCCATTTGACGAACGGTCGGTAAATACTCTTCAGAAAATGGATCGGTAAATTGGATTGCCGAGCGAAGTGAGTAGGTCTGTGCAAGATAATACTGCGCCTTTGTTTGTTCACTCAACCCTGAATTACTTGCTTCTTGTTCAAGGTAATTTACATGCGATAAAAATACATTTTTCCAGTCATCAGGCTTTGGTGAGTTCCCCAATCTTTGAGCAAGATAATAAAGCTCTCCATGAGAGAAACCAAAAATTTCACCGATTCCTAACAACCAATTGAAGAAAAAATCCGTATCACCATTCTTAAAAAATATTTGAGTCGATTGCCGTTTTAAAATAACATCATTTTCTTTCACCACGCGCCTCCTAATTCTGTATTCTTTCATTCATTTAATCTAATTATAATCTGATAACATTCTCTATCAAACAAAAGTATCCAGATATCCATTTTTTAATCTTATAATCACAGATAGTGTATCACATAAAATGAACTTTTTCAAACATTGTATTTATATACTCCTTATGAAAGGATACGAAACTCATAAGTATCCTATATAAAATTAACCAATGATCCATTTTTATGAATACATCATAATCTGTCATTTCCACTTTGGTTATATTTTAGATATTCTAATACAAATATTGGGACATCTTGTGTAGAAAATTTCTTTTTTCGTAAATATTACAGTTTCTATTTTGTTAAAGTATTATCTCAGCTATACTTATTACTGTTCTTACGATTTTTGCTATTTTCTTCGTTTTCCTTTCTGATAACTTGCTGAAAATCTTCTATTTATATTGCCAATATACAGTATGTAGTTTTTTTATTTTGAGAAAGTTTGACAGTTCAACGGAAATCAAAATTTATGTTTTCGAAAACACTATATCTTGTGCTTTGATTTCAAAACCGTAACTTTTTGGCACAAGATTTAGTTTAAAAAGTTTGACAAAGTTTTTTTTTCTGATATACTAAGAAAGTAATCTATTTTGAAAGAGGAGTTACGAAAATGGTAACCGTTTATTCTAAAAACAACTGTGTCCAATGTAAGATGACCAAGCGTTTCTTGGACAGCAACAATGTCGCTTATCGTGAGATCAATCTCGACGAGCAACCTGAGTATATCGATCAAGTTAAAGAGCTCGGTTTCAGCGCTGCTCCTGTCATCCAAACACCAACTGAAGTCTTTTCAGGTTTCCAACCAGGAAAACTAAAACAGTTAGCATAATTTTAGTGCATCATCCAGAAGAAATTGCTTCTAGGGCTAACTTAGAGGCCTTTCTTTTGTAATCAGGTTAGATAAGGAAAATTTTATGGGATTAAAACATCTTGAAGACGTGACTTACTTCCGTCTCAATAACGAAATCAACCGTCCTGTTAATGGACAAATCATGCTTCATAAAGATAAGGAAGCCTTGGATGCTTTCTTTAAAGAAAATGTAGTTCCAAACACTATGGTTTTTGATTCAATCACTGATAAAATCAACTACCTTATTGAACACAACTACATTGAAACTGCATTTCTCAAGAAGTACCGTCCAGAGTTTTTGGAAGAATTGCATCAATTTATCAAAGACCAAAACTTCCAATTCAAGTCTTTCATGGCCGCCTATAAGTTTTACAATCAATATGCCTTGAAGACTAATGACGGTGAATATTACCTTGAAAGCATGGAAGACCGTGTCTTCTTTAATGCACTTTATTTTGCTGACGGGGATGAAGCGATTGCAATTGATATTGCCAATGAAATCATCCACCAACGCTACCAACCAGCTACTCCTTCCTTTTTGAACGCAGGTCGTGCTCGTCGTGGGGAGTTGGTATCTTGTTTCCTGATTCAAGTAACTGATGATATGAACTCTATCGGACGTTCTATCAACTCAGCCCTTCAACTTTCACGTATCGGTGGTGGTGTGGGAATTTCCCTCAGCAACCTTCGTGAAGCTGGAGCTCCTATCAAAGGCTATGAAGGAGCAGCTTCTGGTGTCGTACCAGTTATGAAGCTTTTTGAAGACAGCTTTTCTTACTCCAACCAACTCGGACAACGTCAAGGTGCTGGGGTTGTCTACCTCAACGTCTTTCACCCAGATATCATCGCCTTCCTTTCAACTAAGAAAGAAAATGCTGATGAAAAAGTACGTGTAAAGACCCTTTCACTCGGTGTTGTAGTACCCGATAAATTCTACGAATTGGCCCGCAAAAATGAAGAAATGTATCTCTTCAGTCCTTACTCTGTCGAAAA is a window from the Streptococcus oralis genome containing:
- the nrdH gene encoding glutaredoxin-like protein NrdH; the protein is MVTVYSKNNCVQCKMTKRFLDSNNVAYREINLDEQPEYIDQVKELGFSAAPVIQTPTEVFSGFQPGKLKQLA
- a CDS encoding alpha/beta hydrolase family protein produces the protein MKENDVILKRQSTQIFFKNGDTDFFFNWLLGIGEIFGFSHGELYYLAQRLGNSPKPDDWKNVFLSHVNYLEQEASNSGLSEQTKAQYYLAQTYSLRSAIQFTDPFSEEYLPTVRQMEKVFSSAIHSLGAPIEKLTITYQGSYLPGYYLHSGDNCPTLIMIGGGDTYREDLFYFAGYPGWIRNYNVLMVDLLGQGSNPSRGLVFDVDASIPISLCIDWLENRNPKLNYLAIYGVSGGGYFTAQAVEKDPRIHAWIASTPIYDVAELFRKEFGSSLKAPSWLINAILKLAGNLNESANLNLKKYAWQFGTSDFKSAIDDVFNHAKIVDYQKIQCPCLFIMGKGEGTELQRQTKVIYEALKSKNPQTKLQVFDSESGADAHCQVNNLRLAHNIVFDWLDTLFEWNRLNF